The DNA region TTCCGGCAGCCCGCAGGCACCCGACGGCACGCACTTCCAACAGCGCGGTGCCGAAGCCATGGCAAAACTGGTTGCAGAGGAAATTCGCAAACAACCAGCACTGACAGCCTTGGCTAAACACGTAAAGGGTGACCGCTGATCAGGATCGGGTTAACAACCTATCTATCTGTTGCAAATGGTCGATCAAAGGCGATGTGTTCAGTGATAAAGGCGCAAAGTATTGTTCGGCCATAGGCGCAATACCGCAGTTGCCGGGAAGCGGTAACTGCTGTTCAACCAGCGTGTACATGCGCGGCAAGAATATAAATTGCAGCCACTGCGGAAAGCTCATGGTGTCTATGGCAAATGGTTGCTGGCTGAGCAGCGCAGCCTCGGGTAAGGCATCACATTCCCACAGGCGCAATTCACGCAACTCCTTTTCCACGTCCATCAATATTTCCGCAAGGGCGATATGGAGATTGTGTGACATGGTTTTACCTCAATATCGGATATACATTTATCAGCGGCCAGGCGTGAGCATTTATGGATAAGCTGGCGCAATTATTTATGGATAACCTGGGTAAACGGCGGCAGTGAATTCAGTATGGCTTTGCCATAGCGCTTGGTAATGATGCGGCGATCCAGCAAGCTGATACGGCCGGTATCGGTTTCGGTGCGCAACAGCCGACCGCAGGCCTGGATTAACTTCAGGGATGCATCAGGCACAGTGATTTCCATAAAGGCATTACCGCCGCGCGATTCCACCCATTCAGACAGGGCCGCTTCAATCGGATCATCCGGCACCGCAAAGGGTAATTTGGCAATAATCACATGGGTACAGTAGCGGCCCGGTAAGTCCACGCCTTCGGCAAAGCTGGCCAAGCCAAACAATATACTGCCCTCACCCCCATCCAGTTTTGCTTTGTGCTGTTGCAGCATTTCCTGCTTGGAGCTATCACCCTGGATCAGAATGCGCTCGCGCAATGAGGCGGGCACAGCGTCATACACATCCAGCATTTGTTTGCGCGAGGAAAACAACACCAGGCTGCCCTCATCCACATCCACCAACTGCGGCAGCTCGGCAATAATGGCCTGTGTATGCTGCTCGGCATGGGTAGCTTCGATGGTTGCCGCCGGAATTTCCAGGGTAGCCTGCTGGAAATTAAAGGGACTGGGAACCTGGTGGTAACTGGCACCTGCCGGCGTACCGGCGCGCATTTGAAAACGCTGGAAATTGCCCAATGCGGTGAGGGTTGCCGAGGTAACAACGGCGCCGCAGACTTTTTCCCAGAGTGAATACTCCAGGGTTTTGGCTGCCAGGATCGGGCTGGAACACACCTCAAGGTCAAGGCTGCCATTTTGATCCACCGGCGTGAGCCAGCGCGCGCGCGGCACACTGCCCGGGCTGTCGGGTGTTGCAAAGGTAAACCAGAGATCGCGGTTCGCCTCGGCGCGCGCCAGCCAGGTTGCCACCACCGGATAGTGATTTTCCAAATCCACCTTGGGCACCGGGCAATGGGGATCTTCCATCGCCTCGCTTAATTCATTGGACATTTTGTTGAGCAGCTCGGCCAGTCGCTCAACGCTTTTATAAATCTCCACACAATCGAGCTGCAAATCGTCAGGCACGATCCCCTGGGGAAAACGGTAATGCGACTGGCGCTCTTCCAGGGCGATACGCTGTGCCAGTTGCTCAAAGCGCGGATAGAGTCGATCCAGGTATTGTTTGGTCTCCATAAACTGCGCCGGCAATTGCTCAGCATAGCGATCGACATTCCCTGCCCCACTGATATGGCCCAACATAGTGCCAAGGGATTTGTTGCACTGGTCCAGCCATTTGCTCGTGGCCAGCATACGGCTGTGGTGGGCGAAATGGTTCAAGGCTTTTTGCGGCAGGTGATGGCCTTCGTCAAAGACAAAGATGGCCTCTTCCGGCGCCGGTAGAATAGCGCCACCGCCAAGGGCGAGGTCCGCCAGCACCAGGTCATGGTTGGTCACGATGCAATCCACAGCATGGAGCGAATCGCGCGCGCGGAAAAAACTGCATACCGATACATTAGAGCAGCGCCGCCCCGTGCATTGGCGATGATCGGTGGTAATCACTTGCCAGGCATCCTGCTCCAGCGCCTGCGGCCAGGTATCGCGCTCCCCGTTCCATTTGTTACCGGCCAGGGCTTCCACCATGGACTGGTAGAGTTTGATGCTCTGCGCCGAAACGCTGGGATACTCGTCCTCGTAGAGTGCACGGGTGGGATTGATACCACTTTCGTACTCCGCAATCACATTATCCAGTTTGCTCAAACACAGATAACGACTGCGGCCTTTAGCCAGGGTAAACGAAAACGAGAGGCCGCTGTGGCGCATTAACTCGGGCAAATCCTTATTCACAATTTGCTCTTGCAAGGCCACTGTCGCCGTTGACACCACCAGTTTTTTGCCCAGGTATTTGGCGATCACCAGCGCGGGCAGCAAATAGGCGATGGTTTTTCCCGTCCCCGTCCCCGCCTCTACGACACAAATGTGGGCCCCGGCTTGCGCAGAAGGCACACGCTGATTATCTTCATCGAGTTCGATAGTGCCGAGGCTTTTGGCAATCTCGGCAATCATCAACTTTTGGCCGTAGCGGGGCTTCAGGCCTTTGCTGTCGAGAAACTGGCTATAGGCCGCCTGGATTTGCTTTTTTACTGCCTCAGTCAGCATGCGCGAGTTTACTCACCACGGGATTGGCGTAGATACCCAGGGCGATATCGCGATAGGCAGCGGGGATGGCATTAATACGCGCTTCAAATTCTGCACGCTCTGCCCCCAGGGAGGCACCCTCATACGGGGTTTGCGGGTGGCCGTAGGTTACCGCTGGCGCTTTGCCGTGGAGCATTTCGTAGGCAAAACAATTGGTCGCATGCAACACATAGTTACCCAGGATTTCGCGATCCAGATCTTCCACCAGGGCATCGGTATCCGCGTAATTACTTTCCAGGACCTTGCCAAACGCCAAATGGATATGGCCTTTTTGGCCAGCGATGCCCATCGCAATACTTTTTACATCTTCGTGTTCTTCCTTTTGATAATTCCCCTGGGTGCGCTGGTGATACAGCTCGCGCGCCTTGGCAGCATCGCAAGGATCAAGCTCATAGGAAATGGAGACAGGCACTATGCGCAATTGCCCGACGTAAGTCGCCAGCTCTTCCGTTTTAGGTTTGTTGAGGGTGAGCATGCCGAGCACGGCGGAATTGGTTTTATCGCAGCCATCTTTGGCGCGCCCTTCGCGCTGGGCGATCCAGATATTGGCATTGTCATTCACAATGGAATGGTAAATGTACGCTGACAGGTGCTTGGCCGCCTTGAGTTTTTCACGCGGCGCCTTGGCCGAGCGATTTACAATAAAACTTTTGTTGAGGCGCATCAGGTCA from Cellvibrio japonicus Ueda107 includes:
- a CDS encoding YqcC family protein — translated: MSHNLHIALAEILMDVEKELRELRLWECDALPEAALLSQQPFAIDTMSFPQWLQFIFLPRMYTLVEQQLPLPGNCGIAPMAEQYFAPLSLNTSPLIDHLQQIDRLLTRS
- the dinG gene encoding ATP-dependent DNA helicase DinG yields the protein MLTEAVKKQIQAAYSQFLDSKGLKPRYGQKLMIAEIAKSLGTIELDEDNQRVPSAQAGAHICVVEAGTGTGKTIAYLLPALVIAKYLGKKLVVSTATVALQEQIVNKDLPELMRHSGLSFSFTLAKGRSRYLCLSKLDNVIAEYESGINPTRALYEDEYPSVSAQSIKLYQSMVEALAGNKWNGERDTWPQALEQDAWQVITTDHRQCTGRRCSNVSVCSFFRARDSLHAVDCIVTNHDLVLADLALGGGAILPAPEEAIFVFDEGHHLPQKALNHFAHHSRMLATSKWLDQCNKSLGTMLGHISGAGNVDRYAEQLPAQFMETKQYLDRLYPRFEQLAQRIALEERQSHYRFPQGIVPDDLQLDCVEIYKSVERLAELLNKMSNELSEAMEDPHCPVPKVDLENHYPVVATWLARAEANRDLWFTFATPDSPGSVPRARWLTPVDQNGSLDLEVCSSPILAAKTLEYSLWEKVCGAVVTSATLTALGNFQRFQMRAGTPAGASYHQVPSPFNFQQATLEIPAATIEATHAEQHTQAIIAELPQLVDVDEGSLVLFSSRKQMLDVYDAVPASLRERILIQGDSSKQEMLQQHKAKLDGGEGSILFGLASFAEGVDLPGRYCTHVIIAKLPFAVPDDPIEAALSEWVESRGGNAFMEITVPDASLKLIQACGRLLRTETDTGRISLLDRRIITKRYGKAILNSLPPFTQVIHK
- a CDS encoding 1-acyl-sn-glycerol-3-phosphate acyltransferase, encoding MNEFDDIRPYNDDEVRPVLDRILADAELSDAVVKLKFPNASQWLGWLLRPLAKNRLTRELAGVQDVAGFQHVVEKYMAAMIKTTTKSLTVSGLEKLDPQQAYLFISNHRDIAMDPAFVNWVLYHNDCNTLRIAIGDNLLTKPYVSDLMRLNKSFIVNRSAKAPREKLKAAKHLSAYIYHSIVNDNANIWIAQREGRAKDGCDKTNSAVLGMLTLNKPKTEELATYVGQLRIVPVSISYELDPCDAAKARELYHQRTQGNYQKEEHEDVKSIAMGIAGQKGHIHLAFGKVLESNYADTDALVEDLDREILGNYVLHATNCFAYEMLHGKAPAVTYGHPQTPYEGASLGAERAEFEARINAIPAAYRDIALGIYANPVVSKLAHAD